Proteins from a genomic interval of Nostoc sp. TCL240-02:
- a CDS encoding phosphate-starvation-inducible PsiE family protein produces MKKLMRQIIGATKDENFMHIIENVEVLVSKVLSIFMVIVILVGIGDLAAFIFKELLTAPYAKFNTTLYKIFGLFLNILIALEILENITAYLRKHVFQVELVIVTSLIAVARKIIILDLEKVSGIDIIGLGIAILALSISYLIIRLSNDRK; encoded by the coding sequence ATGAAAAAGTTAATGAGGCAAATTATAGGAGCTACAAAAGATGAGAACTTCATGCACATCATTGAAAACGTAGAGGTGCTAGTTTCTAAAGTTCTATCTATTTTTATGGTAATTGTAATTTTGGTTGGGATCGGGGACTTAGCAGCTTTTATTTTTAAAGAGTTGCTTACAGCCCCTTACGCTAAGTTTAACACAACCTTGTATAAGATTTTTGGCTTATTTTTAAATATTTTAATCGCTTTAGAAATTTTAGAAAATATCACAGCTTATTTGCGGAAGCACGTTTTTCAGGTTGAATTAGTTATTGTCACTTCTTTAATTGCTGTCGCCAGAAAAATTATTATTCTTGACTTAGAAAAAGTCTCAGGTATTGATATAATTGGTTTAGGAATTGCTATTCTCGCCCTCTCAATAAGTTACTTAATAATTCGTCTCAGTAATGACAGAAAATGA
- a CDS encoding CHAT domain-containing protein has product MPSLNLAIARLLNTGTDNFAIWVVKAPYPSGYVLRDCVWPVELNQVWQEWQQMFAGHSRLDISPNSTFQKSNQFSIDLISPPSGQTTGPYSSRLMQYLGMNLWRWVFDGQILGSLERSRGIAMGQHTRLRFRLEIRDPDLIALPWEIMQREPGQSAMSLSQDLLFSRTSSEVDPLPYLRTDQALSILLVLGHDEKLQLEQEAAILQQSLVDTPVDGNSQRYAPCIVNQLIQPTPQELIQELETKAYNVFFYAGHGLPGADGGLLFLRPDMPLNGIELAQVLTRTGVKLALFNACWGAQPAAINHQAIPASSLAEVLIRHGVPAVLGMRDEIADHESHSFIQAFTEALRSHKPIDEAVSLARQELLTLYKFNQPAWTLPVLYLHPDFNGELIKNLDEGITELPDTAIPDIGSPLPTASLRSLTPKGKTWLLRYGVTRIGRTKDNDIVIAEPSVSKRHAEIFCRNTLTDATLVRTYYLQDFSTYGTTWFLGPNGWQQILREEVPLKSGMQLKFGSARGETWEFIIEDS; this is encoded by the coding sequence ATGCCATCCCTGAATTTGGCGATCGCCCGTCTCTTAAACACTGGCACTGACAACTTCGCCATTTGGGTGGTCAAGGCTCCCTATCCCAGTGGCTACGTTTTACGTGACTGTGTATGGCCTGTTGAACTCAATCAAGTTTGGCAAGAATGGCAGCAGATGTTTGCTGGCCATAGTCGGCTAGATATTTCCCCAAACTCAACATTTCAAAAGTCAAACCAATTCTCCATCGATTTGATTTCACCCCCTTCTGGTCAAACCACTGGGCCTTACAGCAGTCGTCTGATGCAATACTTGGGAATGAATTTATGGCGCTGGGTATTTGACGGGCAAATTCTCGGTAGTCTAGAACGCAGTCGCGGGATTGCTATGGGTCAGCATACACGTTTGCGCTTTCGGCTAGAAATTCGTGACCCGGATCTCATCGCTCTCCCTTGGGAAATTATGCAGCGTGAGCCTGGTCAATCGGCAATGTCTCTCTCCCAAGATTTGCTATTTAGTCGTACCAGCAGTGAAGTTGACCCATTACCTTATTTGCGAACTGACCAGGCTTTAAGTATTTTGCTGGTTTTAGGTCATGATGAAAAGCTGCAACTAGAACAAGAAGCAGCTATTTTACAGCAAAGTCTTGTAGATACACCTGTGGATGGTAATTCTCAAAGATATGCACCTTGTATAGTGAATCAACTTATACAACCAACTCCACAAGAGTTGATTCAAGAATTAGAAACCAAAGCATACAACGTTTTCTTTTACGCTGGACATGGTTTGCCAGGAGCAGATGGAGGATTACTGTTTTTGCGACCAGATATGCCCCTGAATGGGATCGAATTGGCGCAAGTATTGACCCGTACAGGTGTGAAACTAGCACTTTTCAACGCCTGTTGGGGCGCACAACCAGCTGCTATTAATCATCAAGCTATACCTGCCAGTAGTTTAGCCGAAGTACTGATTCGTCATGGTGTGCCTGCCGTTTTGGGGATGCGCGATGAAATCGCCGATCACGAAAGCCACAGTTTTATTCAAGCGTTTACCGAAGCTTTGCGATCGCACAAACCCATAGATGAAGCCGTATCACTGGCTAGACAAGAGTTATTAACACTGTATAAATTTAATCAACCAGCTTGGACTTTGCCTGTTCTCTACCTGCATCCAGATTTTAATGGCGAACTCATTAAAAATCTAGATGAAGGGATTACCGAACTGCCAGACACAGCCATTCCTGATATCGGTTCACCGCTTCCGACTGCTTCGTTGCGATCGCTCACTCCCAAAGGTAAAACCTGGTTGTTGCGTTATGGAGTCACCCGCATTGGTCGCACGAAAGATAATGATATTGTCATCGCCGAACCATCTGTATCCAAGCGCCACGCCGAAATCTTCTGCCGTAATACTCTTACTGACGCTACATTGGTGCGAACTTATTATTTGCAAGATTTTTCCACATACGGTACAACCTGGTTTTTAGGCCCTAATGGATGGCAACAAATCCTCCGAGAGGAAGTACCCCTGAAATCGGGAATGCAGTTAAAGTTTGGAAGTGCTAGAGGCGAAACTTGGGAGTTTATTATTGAAGACTCCTAG
- a CDS encoding NAD(P)H-quinone oxidoreductase subunit M, whose translation MDNPMLLKSTTRHVRIFAGEIDRDGDLVPSQQVLTLDIDPDNEFNWNEDTLQKVYRKFDELVEESSGADLTDYNLRRVGSDLEHYLRSLLQLGEISYNLSARVTNYSMGVPQVAIDDKQVS comes from the coding sequence ATGGATAACCCGATGCTGCTCAAGTCCACAACCCGTCATGTCCGCATTTTTGCAGGCGAAATTGATCGGGATGGCGACCTAGTTCCAAGTCAACAGGTCTTAACGTTAGATATTGACCCAGATAACGAATTTAACTGGAATGAAGACACGCTGCAAAAAGTTTATCGAAAATTTGATGAACTAGTAGAAGAATCAAGTGGTGCAGACCTCACGGACTATAATTTGCGCCGTGTGGGGTCAGACTTAGAGCATTATCTGCGATCGCTCTTGCAACTCGGCGAAATCAGCTACAATCTGTCTGCGCGCGTTACCAACTACAGTATGGGAGTCCCCCAAGTTGCAATTGACGACAAACAAGTAAGCTAA
- a CDS encoding nitrate reductase associated protein yields MTDFFQFEADFVDSLRCIPMQVRCNLDTCGIKLKLSDWNQMTIAERQALVDLPCTTETEIQSYREHIQQLILQRTGIPATKLPIELHPAWLDSTVPPSLQEKAQEIGVKLTQQHWAALTPLQRFALIKLSRPGHESKNFNRAIAEFNLL; encoded by the coding sequence ATGACAGATTTTTTTCAATTTGAAGCAGACTTTGTTGATTCCCTGCGTTGTATCCCCATGCAGGTGCGCTGCAATTTAGATACTTGTGGCATTAAGCTAAAATTGTCTGATTGGAATCAAATGACTATAGCCGAGCGTCAAGCTTTAGTCGATTTACCTTGCACAACAGAAACGGAAATTCAGTCTTACCGCGAACATATCCAACAATTAATCTTACAACGCACGGGTATACCAGCTACAAAATTACCCATCGAGCTACATCCTGCATGGCTAGATAGCACTGTACCACCTAGCCTCCAGGAAAAAGCTCAAGAAATAGGTGTAAAACTGACACAGCAACATTGGGCAGCTTTAACGCCCCTACAGCGTTTTGCCTTAATTAAACTCAGCCGCCCAGGGCATGAAAGCAAAAACTTTAACAGAGCGATCGCAGAATTTAATCTGCTTTAA
- a CDS encoding protein phosphatase 2C domain-containing protein, with product MENDAATLYCPNENCQAANPLTHKFCQRCSTPLPKNYLWAVVDGQGVGSPGEILADRYLVVDKFVLLDTKPGLLALTPELENLQPLRAYLRLIPYRLHVPQVYGVIFIADGSSHEREILLLEKPPLLKPPLLVDDTIQQVYLGSELTTAWRDATSMRQLNWLWQIAHLWQPLASEGVASSLLDSSVLRVEGSLVRLLDLRFDSEISPELPQLGEFWQQLVNDTKPAITEFVEQVSLSLIQGEINSTDQLITVLDQGLAQLGRSQTPTIKIITKTDTGPSRQRNEDACSPPSGTLVSKPPQPTALAIVCDGIGGHEGGNVASNLAIETIQQQVQQLTKVPYDHIDPSLLLNDLEKAVAIANDKISQRNDSENRQGRQRMGTTLVMALPVAHEMYITHVGDSRAYWITRQGCYQVTLDDDVASREVRLGYAIYRDAVQQSSAGSLVQALGMGPSTSLHPTSARFMLDEDAIFLLTSDGLSDFDRVEEYWETEILPILVGEANIANVADRLIEIANTKNGHDNVTIALVHYQVQYWEPEITIKAFIPENYSAKTVDFASRATDATLLGSLNHKTQVIPDTEPAKNRQLPLQWIVPLIFVVIAGSLGLFVKELRSPSGLFPFLPNPTPTQKPTTQATPTARSLDNLSPGWVIQTNKEIPLRNKPSLPPGAFLQVINTNPNPKSASGNLSVSMRVCPSTNTQTPANTNKPAVTSSVPPNLKPLPELVLLDLSQLKSFGVSVLQSDVPNPCPTITQPSATPSSGTSPT from the coding sequence ATGGAAAATGACGCGGCAACGCTCTACTGTCCAAATGAAAATTGTCAGGCTGCCAACCCCCTGACTCACAAGTTTTGCCAGCGATGTTCCACGCCCTTACCCAAAAATTATCTCTGGGCTGTGGTAGATGGCCAAGGTGTGGGTAGCCCTGGAGAAATATTAGCCGATCGCTATTTAGTCGTTGATAAATTTGTTCTTTTAGACACGAAACCTGGTTTATTAGCGCTAACGCCTGAATTAGAGAATTTACAGCCTCTAAGAGCTTACCTGAGACTCATTCCCTACCGCTTACATGTACCACAGGTATATGGAGTGATTTTTATAGCTGACGGATCTTCCCATGAGAGAGAAATATTACTCTTAGAAAAACCGCCACTATTAAAACCGCCACTATTAGTAGATGACACAATCCAACAAGTATATTTGGGCAGCGAGTTAACCACCGCTTGGCGTGATGCAACATCGATGCGCCAACTCAATTGGTTATGGCAAATAGCTCATCTGTGGCAACCTCTAGCAAGTGAAGGTGTCGCTTCTAGCTTGCTTGACTCATCTGTATTACGGGTAGAAGGATCGTTAGTCCGGTTGTTGGATTTGCGTTTCGACAGCGAAATATCACCAGAATTGCCGCAGTTAGGTGAATTTTGGCAGCAGTTGGTTAATGATACCAAACCAGCCATAACTGAATTTGTTGAGCAGGTTAGTCTTTCTTTAATTCAGGGAGAGATTAACTCAACTGACCAATTGATTACAGTTTTAGATCAGGGACTCGCACAATTAGGGCGATCGCAAACGCCCACGATCAAAATTATCACCAAAACCGATACCGGGCCAAGTCGCCAACGCAACGAAGATGCCTGTAGCCCTCCCAGTGGAACCCTAGTAAGCAAACCACCCCAGCCAACAGCTTTAGCAATCGTCTGTGATGGCATCGGTGGCCACGAAGGTGGCAATGTTGCCTCAAATTTAGCCATTGAAACGATCCAGCAGCAGGTACAGCAATTAACAAAAGTTCCCTACGACCACATAGACCCCTCACTTTTGCTGAATGACCTAGAAAAAGCAGTGGCAATTGCCAATGACAAAATTAGTCAGCGCAATGACAGTGAAAACCGCCAAGGGCGGCAACGCATGGGCACAACTTTAGTCATGGCGTTGCCTGTTGCACACGAAATGTATATTACCCATGTGGGTGATAGTCGTGCTTACTGGATTACCCGCCAAGGCTGTTATCAAGTTACCCTTGATGATGATGTCGCTTCCCGTGAAGTGCGGCTAGGCTATGCCATTTACCGCGATGCTGTACAACAAAGTTCGGCAGGCTCTCTCGTCCAGGCTTTGGGTATGGGGCCTAGCACTTCATTGCATCCCACCTCGGCACGGTTTATGCTCGACGAAGATGCGATTTTTCTGCTCACATCCGATGGTTTGAGTGATTTTGATCGGGTGGAGGAATACTGGGAAACAGAAATTTTGCCGATTCTAGTTGGGGAAGCAAACATCGCCAATGTTGCCGATAGATTAATCGAAATCGCTAATACTAAAAACGGACACGATAATGTCACCATCGCTTTAGTCCATTATCAAGTCCAATACTGGGAACCAGAAATTACCATCAAAGCCTTCATTCCAGAGAATTATTCTGCCAAAACTGTTGATTTTGCATCCAGGGCAACAGATGCAACTCTTTTAGGTAGCCTAAACCACAAAACTCAGGTGATTCCCGACACTGAGCCTGCTAAAAATCGCCAATTACCGCTACAGTGGATTGTTCCTTTAATATTTGTGGTGATAGCAGGCTCTTTAGGACTGTTCGTGAAGGAATTGCGATCGCCATCAGGCTTATTTCCATTTCTTCCCAATCCCACACCAACTCAAAAGCCTACCACCCAAGCAACACCCACAGCGCGATCGCTTGATAACCTTTCTCCTGGCTGGGTAATTCAAACCAACAAGGAAATCCCCTTGAGAAATAAACCATCGCTTCCCCCTGGAGCATTTTTACAAGTTATCAACACAAATCCAAATCCCAAATCTGCTTCTGGAAATCTTTCGGTTTCTATGCGAGTCTGTCCAAGCACAAACACGCAAACTCCAGCTAATACTAATAAACCAGCAGTAACTTCCTCAGTTCCACCCAATTTGAAACCTTTACCGGAACTAGTATTGCTGGACTTATCCCAACTAAAAAGCTTTGGTGTATCTGTTTTACAATCAGATGTACCAAATCCATGTCCAACCATTACGCAACCGTCAGCTACTCCATCATCTGGCACCAGTCCAACTTAA
- a CDS encoding PrsW family glutamic-type intramembrane protease, giving the protein MTGKNARHNAFLRLVSGNGAASGSESRYSLPPSKEMVIGRDPSCQVVLDAMMYRMVSRRHAVVRPLSLSPDSKFSWVLCDLNSANGTFLNGQRLYECQELHPGDRISLGADGPQYVFEYEFTYQAPATTVNQVTPLPSATNYHGHTQLKQPDSVSFTQLFPIISTGKDLTRKAYLVPGILTVIFVVLMFATVGQPQANQIIVATYIAFAAYYFVYQLCGKQKPWWVLMAAALSTTLILLSPLLDLFIFVFRGILPGNLPSPQESTTFTELLVRMFFGAGLMEELLKALPVLGAFAIGRMLSSPWREKIGVWEPLDGILLGTASAVGFTLLETLGQYVPDIAQQVGIGAAGQLAGLQLLIPRILGSVAGHMAYSGYLGYFIGLAVLKPSRSWQILSIGYLSAAALHALWNATGSINALLLVVVGVLSYAFLMAAILKARALSPTRSQNFATRFLGPK; this is encoded by the coding sequence ATGACAGGCAAAAACGCAAGACATAATGCATTTCTGCGGCTAGTGTCTGGTAATGGGGCAGCTTCTGGATCAGAATCTCGCTACTCGCTGCCCCCCAGCAAAGAGATGGTAATTGGACGCGACCCTAGCTGCCAAGTTGTCTTGGATGCCATGATGTACCGAATGGTATCTCGTCGTCATGCGGTGGTTCGTCCCCTCTCTTTATCGCCAGATAGTAAATTCAGCTGGGTGCTTTGTGATTTAAATAGTGCTAATGGCACTTTTTTGAATGGACAACGCTTGTATGAATGTCAGGAATTGCACCCAGGCGATCGCATTTCTCTAGGTGCTGATGGCCCGCAATACGTTTTTGAGTACGAATTTACTTACCAAGCTCCGGCTACAACAGTTAACCAAGTTACACCATTACCTTCGGCAACAAATTACCACGGCCACACACAATTAAAGCAGCCAGATTCTGTTAGCTTCACTCAGCTTTTCCCCATTATTTCTACTGGTAAAGATTTAACTCGGAAAGCTTACCTCGTACCGGGAATACTGACCGTAATCTTTGTAGTGTTAATGTTTGCTACAGTCGGTCAGCCCCAAGCTAATCAAATTATCGTTGCAACTTATATCGCCTTCGCTGCCTACTATTTTGTTTACCAACTTTGCGGTAAACAAAAGCCTTGGTGGGTGCTAATGGCTGCGGCATTGAGTACAACGTTGATTTTACTCAGTCCACTGTTGGATCTATTTATTTTCGTGTTTCGCGGTATTCTTCCTGGAAACTTGCCCTCACCCCAAGAATCTACCACCTTTACAGAGTTACTGGTACGGATGTTTTTTGGTGCTGGGTTGATGGAGGAATTACTCAAGGCATTACCTGTGTTAGGGGCGTTTGCCATCGGTAGAATGTTATCTTCACCCTGGCGGGAAAAGATCGGCGTTTGGGAACCCCTAGATGGCATTCTCCTGGGAACAGCTTCTGCTGTGGGCTTCACTCTGTTGGAAACTCTTGGACAATATGTGCCCGATATTGCACAACAGGTAGGCATAGGTGCTGCTGGTCAACTAGCGGGTTTACAACTGCTAATTCCGAGAATTTTAGGCTCTGTAGCGGGACACATGGCTTATAGTGGCTACCTGGGCTATTTTATCGGGTTGGCTGTTCTCAAGCCCAGTAGAAGTTGGCAAATTCTTTCTATTGGTTATCTTAGTGCTGCTGCGCTCCATGCTCTGTGGAATGCTACAGGATCTATCAATGCCTTACTGTTGGTAGTTGTTGGGGTGTTATCTTACGCCTTTTTGATGGCGGCAATTCTCAAGGCACGGGCACTATCACCGACGCGATCGCAAAATTTCGCTACCCGATTTCTAGGCCCAAAATAA
- a CDS encoding molybdopterin oxidoreductase family protein, protein MSEFTKTLCPYCGVGCGLEVSPPAQLGKATNRDSQGNPNWRVRGDKAHPSSQGMVCVKGATIAESLDKNRLHYPMVRDSLDREFRRVSWDEAFNLITQRIQTVRFTQGPEALCMYGSGQFQTEDYYIAQKLMKGCLRTNNFDANSRLCMSSAVAGYIQSFGADGPPCCYEDLELTDCAFLIGTNTAECHPIVFNRLEKYHKKNRKVKMIVVDPRTTPTAEAADLHLAIRPGTDIDLLNGIAHLLMRWNYIDTMFMDDCTSNFPAYAEVIRHYPPEVVARQCGISIEDLETAARYWGESQRVLSLWSMGVNQSSEGTAKVRTIINLHLMTGQIGKPGAGPFSLTGQPNAMGGREAGGLAHLLPGYRVVKNPQHRAEVEEFWGLKPGQISPNPGLTTWDMITGLENDAVGLLWIAATNPAVSMPDLERTKKALLRSPFTIYQDAYYPTETSAYAHVLLPAAQWGEKTGVMTNSERVVTLCQAFRQPPREAKADWEIFAEVGRRLGFEKEFAFANSAEVYAEFVQLTQNRPCDMTGISHTQLQTQGPTQWPHSQKSREAGEAGGEISRKRLYTDLRFHTPDGRARFGAYYSKGLAEPPDPDYPFVLTNGRLYGHWHTQTRTGRIEKICKMHPEPFIEIHPRDAAKLGIVDNQKVEVRSRRGKAHFPAKVTKAIAPGTVFVPMHWGSLWADNAEANALTHPESCPDSLQPELKACAVQLIPISIEVTAKDYQLQSSQS, encoded by the coding sequence ATGAGTGAATTTACCAAAACCCTCTGCCCTTACTGTGGTGTTGGTTGTGGACTAGAAGTTTCACCCCCAGCCCAACTAGGCAAAGCAACTAACCGAGATAGTCAAGGAAATCCGAATTGGCGGGTGCGGGGCGATAAAGCCCATCCGTCTAGTCAAGGAATGGTTTGTGTCAAAGGTGCAACGATCGCAGAATCTTTAGATAAAAATAGATTACATTACCCAATGGTGCGAGACTCTTTAGATCGAGAGTTTCGGCGTGTTAGTTGGGATGAAGCTTTTAATCTCATTACGCAACGCATTCAAACAGTCCGCTTTACCCAAGGGCCAGAAGCCTTATGTATGTATGGTTCCGGTCAGTTTCAAACTGAGGATTATTACATAGCCCAGAAGCTCATGAAAGGCTGTCTGCGTACTAATAATTTTGATGCCAACTCGCGTTTATGTATGTCTAGTGCTGTAGCTGGCTACATTCAAAGCTTCGGCGCAGATGGCCCGCCCTGTTGTTACGAAGACCTAGAGTTAACTGACTGTGCATTTTTAATTGGCACTAATACAGCCGAATGTCATCCCATCGTTTTTAACAGACTAGAAAAATACCACAAAAAGAACCGCAAAGTCAAAATGATTGTGGTAGACCCCCGTACCACGCCAACCGCAGAAGCCGCCGACTTGCATTTAGCAATTCGTCCCGGTACAGATATCGATTTGTTGAACGGCATCGCCCACTTGTTGATGCGCTGGAACTACATCGATACCATGTTCATGGACGACTGCACCAGCAACTTTCCGGCTTATGCTGAAGTGATTCGTCACTACCCCCCGGAAGTGGTAGCTCGTCAATGTGGAATCAGCATTGAAGATTTAGAAACAGCAGCCCGTTATTGGGGTGAATCACAGCGGGTACTGTCTTTGTGGTCGATGGGTGTGAATCAATCGTCAGAAGGGACAGCCAAGGTAAGAACTATCATCAACCTGCACCTGATGACTGGACAGATTGGTAAACCTGGAGCAGGCCCTTTTTCTCTTACTGGTCAGCCGAACGCAATGGGGGGAAGGGAAGCCGGAGGTTTGGCGCATTTATTACCTGGTTATCGAGTAGTGAAAAATCCCCAGCACCGTGCAGAAGTTGAGGAGTTTTGGGGACTCAAGCCAGGACAAATTTCACCCAATCCCGGCTTGACTACTTGGGACATGATTACTGGCTTGGAAAATGATGCTGTCGGATTATTGTGGATTGCAGCTACTAATCCAGCTGTAAGTATGCCAGATTTGGAGCGGACAAAAAAGGCATTGTTGCGATCGCCTTTCACTATTTACCAAGACGCATATTATCCCACAGAAACCTCTGCTTACGCTCATGTTCTGTTACCAGCAGCCCAGTGGGGTGAAAAAACTGGTGTGATGACAAACTCAGAACGGGTGGTAACTTTGTGTCAAGCATTTCGCCAACCGCCAAGAGAAGCTAAAGCTGATTGGGAAATTTTCGCCGAAGTTGGACGGAGATTAGGTTTTGAGAAAGAATTTGCTTTTGCTAACTCTGCTGAAGTTTATGCTGAATTCGTCCAATTAACTCAAAATCGCCCCTGCGATATGACGGGTATCAGTCACACGCAATTACAGACACAAGGCCCGACTCAATGGCCGCATTCCCAAAAGAGCAGGGAAGCAGGGGAAGCAGGGGGAGAAATCTCTCGAAAGCGACTATATACAGATTTACGCTTCCACACCCCTGATGGACGCGCTCGATTTGGGGCATATTACTCAAAGGGATTGGCAGAACCACCAGACCCAGATTATCCGTTTGTGCTAACTAATGGGCGACTTTACGGACATTGGCACACCCAGACACGCACCGGTCGCATTGAAAAAATTTGCAAAATGCACCCAGAACCGTTTATCGAAATTCATCCCCGTGATGCTGCTAAGTTAGGGATTGTAGATAACCAGAAAGTGGAAGTGCGATCGCGTCGTGGTAAAGCTCATTTTCCTGCTAAAGTGACAAAAGCGATCGCACCTGGTACAGTTTTTGTCCCTATGCACTGGGGTTCATTGTGGGCAGATAATGCCGAAGCTAACGCCCTTACCCATCCAGAATCTTGCCCCGATTCTTTGCAACCAGAATTAAAAGCCTGTGCAGTACAGTTGATCCCAATTTCTATAGAAGTTACAGCCAAAGATTATCAACTCCAGTCCTCACAATCGTAA
- a CDS encoding NarK family nitrate/nitrite MFS transporter — MLKKLFSFSDRYRILHQTWFAFFLTFVCWFNFAPFATTIGRELHLAPEQIKTLGICNLALTIPARLIIGMLLDRFGPRITYSILLMFAVVPCLATALAQDFNQLVISRLLMGIVGSGFVVGIRMVAEWFQPKEMGIAQGIYGGWGNFGAFGAEFALPLLAVSTSFFAGGASNWRFAIALTGIITAIYGVIYYNTVQDTPTGKVYKKPKKNGSLEVTSIKSFWAMIISNFGLIFALGLLAWRLEQKNIHFLTLSQMYLTWLLLAGLFAYQSYRAWEVNRELLIGKKTYPASERFQFGQVALLEFTYITSFGSELAAVSMLPAFFEKTFGLEHVIAGMIAATYPFLNLVSRPSGGLISDKFGSRKWTMTIISVGIGVSYLMAHFINGNWPIPVAIAVTMFAAYFAQAGCGATYSIVPMIKKEATGQIAGNVGAYGNFGGVVYLTIFSLTDAPTLFSTMGIAALICAFMCAFFLKEPKGSFAAAYEGELPESATQNPIFLTEE; from the coding sequence ATGCTTAAAAAATTATTTTCGTTCAGCGATCGCTACCGGATTTTACATCAAACTTGGTTTGCTTTCTTTCTCACCTTTGTCTGTTGGTTTAACTTTGCTCCCTTCGCTACAACCATTGGCAGAGAGCTACATTTAGCCCCTGAACAAATCAAAACTTTGGGCATCTGTAACCTTGCCCTGACAATTCCCGCCCGATTAATCATTGGGATGCTTCTGGATCGTTTTGGCCCCAGAATCACCTACTCAATCTTGCTGATGTTTGCAGTAGTTCCTTGTTTAGCAACAGCCCTAGCGCAAGATTTTAATCAATTAGTCATCAGTCGTTTGCTGATGGGAATTGTCGGATCTGGGTTTGTTGTGGGTATCCGCATGGTGGCAGAATGGTTCCAGCCGAAGGAGATGGGAATTGCCCAAGGCATTTATGGCGGTTGGGGCAACTTTGGGGCTTTTGGTGCAGAATTTGCCTTACCACTACTTGCAGTTTCTACAAGCTTTTTCGCTGGTGGCGCTTCTAACTGGCGATTTGCGATCGCACTTACAGGGATAATAACTGCTATTTACGGCGTAATTTATTACAACACCGTCCAAGATACACCCACAGGCAAAGTCTACAAGAAACCTAAGAAAAATGGTTCCCTAGAAGTGACTAGCATCAAAAGCTTCTGGGCGATGATTATCTCGAATTTCGGTTTGATTTTCGCCTTGGGTTTATTAGCTTGGCGCTTGGAACAAAAGAACATTCACTTCCTAACTTTGAGTCAAATGTATTTGACTTGGTTGCTATTAGCAGGATTATTTGCTTACCAAAGTTATAGAGCTTGGGAAGTAAACCGAGAACTTCTCATTGGCAAGAAAACTTACCCTGCATCTGAACGCTTTCAATTTGGTCAAGTAGCTTTACTCGAATTCACTTACATAACGAGCTTTGGTAGCGAACTGGCAGCCGTTTCTATGCTCCCGGCATTTTTTGAAAAAACCTTTGGTTTAGAGCATGTTATTGCTGGGATGATTGCCGCCACCTATCCCTTCTTAAATTTGGTTTCTCGTCCCAGTGGTGGCTTAATTTCTGATAAATTTGGTTCCCGTAAGTGGACAATGACAATTATCAGCGTTGGTATCGGTGTTAGTTATTTGATGGCACATTTTATTAATGGTAACTGGCCGATTCCGGTAGCGATCGCAGTTACAATGTTTGCCGCCTACTTTGCCCAAGCTGGCTGCGGTGCAACCTACAGCATTGTACCCATGATTAAGAAAGAAGCCACTGGACAGATTGCCGGCAATGTGGGAGCTTACGGTAATTTTGGCGGCGTAGTTTACCTAACAATTTTTAGCTTAACCGATGCTCCTACACTGTTTAGCACAATGGGTATAGCTGCACTAATCTGTGCTTTTATGTGTGCCTTCTTCCTCAAAGAACCAAAAGGTTCCTTTGCCGCAGCTTATGAAGGTGAATTGCCAGAAAGCGCAACTCAAAACCCTATCTTCTTAACTGAAGAATAA